Proteins encoded in a region of the Stieleria neptunia genome:
- a CDS encoding PDZ domain-containing protein translates to MLGRRFAISAFSVFVFAAFVAGVSERLQAQPAVEANDFGGFVEPKHPHHHHFGGWYLGVYGNFTPGGLYLTQVYPGTAAWNVGLEVGDRILAVNGRRISMHYPLNVALQSTHSGWVQLWVRDWRTSRLLSVNVRLTRSRVHF, encoded by the coding sequence ATGTTAGGGCGTCGATTCGCGATCAGCGCGTTCTCTGTGTTCGTGTTCGCAGCGTTTGTCGCCGGTGTTTCGGAGAGGCTTCAAGCACAGCCGGCGGTGGAAGCGAATGATTTTGGTGGCTTTGTCGAACCGAAGCATCCCCATCACCATCACTTCGGTGGCTGGTACTTGGGCGTCTACGGGAACTTCACGCCAGGTGGGTTGTACTTGACCCAGGTTTATCCCGGGACCGCCGCCTGGAACGTTGGACTGGAAGTCGGAGACCGAATCTTGGCGGTCAATGGCCGCCGTATCAGCATGCACTACCCGCTGAACGTGGCCTTGCAGTCGACGCACAGCGGCTGGGTGCAATTGTGGGTCCGAGACTGGAGGACCTCTCGATTGCTCAGCGTCAACGTGCGATTGACTCGCAGTCGGGTTCACTTTTAG
- a CDS encoding ECF-type sigma factor translates to MRDNCNQTVGPDLLGWIECDGPLAKPDLMTEVTKLLSKIRDGDGAAADQLLPLVYDELRKLAALKMSLEHPGQTIQATALVHEAYLRLVDGNGDRNWDSRGHFFAAAATAMRRILVDNARRKKRVKHGGDFRRLEADNVELAAPEIREDLVALDLALDRLKSIDPAAVELVQLRYFAGLSIAEAASVLSLSPRSADRLWAYGRAWLRTELSDPEER, encoded by the coding sequence ATGCGTGACAATTGCAATCAGACCGTTGGCCCAGACCTGCTCGGCTGGATTGAATGCGACGGCCCCCTGGCAAAGCCCGATCTGATGACCGAAGTGACAAAGCTGCTATCGAAGATTCGCGATGGGGACGGCGCGGCCGCCGACCAGCTGCTGCCGCTGGTCTATGACGAACTCCGCAAGCTGGCCGCGTTGAAGATGTCGCTGGAACATCCGGGCCAGACGATCCAGGCCACGGCGTTGGTCCACGAGGCGTACCTGCGGCTGGTCGACGGCAACGGTGACCGCAACTGGGACAGCCGGGGGCATTTCTTTGCGGCCGCCGCGACCGCCATGCGACGCATCCTGGTTGACAACGCCCGACGCAAAAAAAGAGTCAAACACGGTGGTGACTTTCGGCGACTGGAAGCGGATAATGTAGAGTTGGCCGCGCCGGAAATTCGCGAGGATTTGGTCGCGTTGGACCTGGCCCTCGATCGCCTGAAATCCATCGATCCCGCCGCGGTGGAACTCGTTCAGTTGCGTTACTTCGCAGGTCTCTCGATCGCCGAGGCCGCCTCGGTACTCAGTCTTTCACCTCGTTCGGCAGACAGACTCTGGGCCTACGGACGAGCATGGTTGCGGACGGAATTGTCCGATCCGGAGGAGAGGTAG